Proteins encoded together in one Polaribacter reichenbachii window:
- a CDS encoding sialate O-acetylesterase — translation MKFNTIILLGALFLLTTLSYGQIKLPRLISDGAILQRDTDLKIWGWASPKEKITFTFKGKNYKTKADKKGYWGFNLPPQKASGPFKMTFKGKNKISVNDILFGDVWLCSGQSNMVHQLDIHDVIYADEIKTANYSEIRHFKIPNTTNVYGPQEQLEGGIWQKAIGEEVRPFSAVAYFFAKKIYEKYHVPIGLVNASVGGSRIEAWIPEEGFKAYPNVQKIIEENRDPDFLKTLDELNKKQPASTSQPSDNGLIGEKKWYDPTFVPKNWRRINIPGYWEDQGIRDLNGIVWYRREFTIPDAMVGKEAKVYLGRIVDADEFYINGEKVGNKTYQYPQRRYKVSANILKKGKNVFVVRVTNYGGKGGFVPDKPYYLFTEKDTIDLKGYWSYKVGQVFNPKKRNSISEKEDQPRIRRMNYRGEPSILYNAMVAPFTNYSFKGVLWYQGESNTGNPKEYAGYMHTLADSWRTVFKSPNIPFIYAQLTNFMDVSYLPTESNWAELRDAQLKSLSIANSAMVVNIDLGEWNDIHPDDKKSVGERMALAGLKLAYNEDLVYSGPIYKSHKVEGNKITISFNHIGSGLMSKDGESISEFAIAGDDKEFVWAQAKIEGDKLIVWSDEVLNPKYIRYAWANNPYNPNFYNKEGLPASPFEIKL, via the coding sequence ATGAAATTCAATACAATCATATTATTAGGCGCACTTTTTTTACTTACCACACTCAGCTATGGTCAAATAAAATTACCAAGATTAATTAGTGATGGTGCAATTTTACAACGTGATACAGACCTTAAAATTTGGGGTTGGGCATCACCTAAAGAAAAAATCACATTCACATTTAAAGGTAAAAACTATAAAACAAAAGCAGACAAAAAGGGATATTGGGGGTTTAATTTACCACCTCAAAAAGCTAGTGGACCTTTTAAAATGACTTTTAAAGGCAAAAATAAAATCTCTGTAAATGACATATTATTTGGAGATGTTTGGCTATGTTCTGGTCAATCTAATATGGTGCATCAATTAGATATTCACGATGTTATCTATGCAGATGAAATTAAGACCGCTAACTATTCAGAAATCCGCCATTTTAAAATACCCAATACTACAAATGTTTATGGTCCTCAAGAACAGTTAGAAGGCGGAATCTGGCAAAAAGCTATTGGTGAGGAAGTAAGACCTTTCTCTGCAGTTGCTTATTTCTTTGCAAAGAAAATCTATGAGAAATACCACGTTCCAATTGGTCTGGTAAATGCTAGTGTTGGAGGATCTAGAATTGAAGCTTGGATTCCTGAAGAAGGTTTTAAAGCATATCCAAATGTTCAAAAAATTATTGAAGAAAATAGAGACCCTGATTTTTTAAAAACCCTAGATGAATTAAATAAAAAACAACCTGCTAGTACATCTCAACCATCAGACAATGGTCTTATTGGCGAAAAAAAATGGTACGATCCAACATTTGTTCCTAAGAATTGGAGACGTATAAATATTCCTGGTTATTGGGAAGACCAAGGCATAAGAGATTTAAATGGTATAGTATGGTATAGAAGAGAATTTACAATTCCAGATGCTATGGTTGGCAAGGAAGCAAAAGTGTATTTAGGTAGAATTGTAGATGCAGATGAATTTTATATTAATGGGGAAAAAGTAGGTAATAAAACATACCAATACCCACAAAGAAGATATAAGGTTTCTGCTAATATTCTAAAAAAAGGTAAAAATGTTTTTGTAGTAAGAGTAACTAATTATGGTGGTAAAGGAGGTTTTGTGCCAGATAAACCATATTACTTATTTACAGAAAAGGACACTATAGATTTAAAAGGCTATTGGAGCTATAAAGTTGGTCAGGTTTTTAATCCTAAAAAAAGAAATTCTATTTCAGAAAAAGAAGACCAACCAAGAATAAGAAGAATGAATTATCGAGGCGAACCAAGCATACTTTATAATGCTATGGTCGCACCATTTACAAATTATTCATTCAAAGGTGTTTTATGGTATCAAGGTGAAAGTAATACTGGTAACCCTAAAGAATATGCAGGTTATATGCACACTTTAGCAGATAGTTGGAGAACCGTTTTTAAAAGTCCTAATATTCCATTTATTTATGCTCAACTTACCAATTTTATGGATGTTTCCTATTTACCAACTGAGAGTAATTGGGCAGAATTGAGAGATGCACAATTAAAATCACTTTCCATAGCAAATTCTGCTATGGTAGTAAATATTGATTTGGGTGAATGGAATGATATTCATCCAGATGATAAAAAAAGTGTTGGTGAACGTATGGCTTTAGCTGGTTTAAAATTAGCCTATAATGAAGATTTGGTGTATTCAGGACCTATTTATAAATCACATAAAGTTGAAGGAAATAAAATCACAATTTCATTCAATCATATTGGTAGTGGATTAATGAGTAAGGATGGAGAATCTATAAGTGAGTTTGCAATTGCTGGGGATGATAAGGAATTTGTATGGGCACAAGCAAAAATTGAAGGCGATAAATTAATTGTTTGGAGCGATGAAGTTTTAAATCCGAAATATATTAGATATGCTTGGGCAAACAACCCTTACAACCCTAATTTTTACAATAAAGAAGGCTTGCCAGCAAGTCCTTTTGAAATTAAATTATAA
- a CDS encoding glycosyl hydrolase 115 family protein: MKFKSILNSKVFSILLLFLCVFSTSIAQENQNYVSTTKSKNAFVLKNSNQTSTLLVSPNDHKGVIRAFHDLQNDILKVTDHKPELKETITTSNEKNVIIAGTLGKSELIDQLVDQKIINPKELEGKWEKFIIKTVKNPLPGIKSALVIVGSDKRGTIYGIYDLSEQLGVSPWYWWADVPVKKKNEVYIKSGTYTDGEPAVKYRGIFINDEAPAFRNWAFEKFGGQNHKLYETIFELLLRNKANYLWPAMWLPTIFNEDDPLNPKTADEYGIVMSTSHHEPLMRSHNEWYKFGGGEWNYETNKEKLQEFWRGGIERMGDYESVVTVGMRGDGDDAMSEETAVELLEEIIKDQREIIADVTGKPANQTPQVWAVYKEVQDYFDKGMRVDEDIIMLLCDDNWGNLRILPKKEDLNHKAGYGIYYHFDYVGSPVSYRWLNTTQIERVWEQMNLAYMHGVKDLWLVNVGDIKPMELPISFFMDYAWNPDAIQAKDLPNYYKKWTHQQFGNQFNSEIAELLSLYTKYNARRTPEMLEPETYSVKNYREGERIVKEYNNLVKKSENIYKQLPENYKSSYYQLVHSPILLSANINEMYVAAGLNKYYARRGAAAANFYADRVKELFYKDAELTKYYHEKLENGKWNHMMSQTHMGYQSWAHPPLNSMPAVTYVQIPKTAELGYFLEYGKKPFWGWLDVEADFVFSETFLEFDPLNNQDYYIDIINRGQENLSYNLKVKEDWIKLSKNKGTTEFHEKVYVTIDWEKAPKEKVIGEIIISGGGKEYVIKVPINGTITKGEGFIENNGVIAFEAVNFTKKHNSKDIKWTEIQNLGRTNSSLIIEPVTAERQILSKNTPRVEYDFTVFKAGDLKVKTLVSPTQDFKKKDGLKFAIAIDNEKPQIININEGEEMPDWKYAEWWTKSVGDHIKTKISNHKVNKPGKHTLKIWMVDTGIVFQKFVIDAGDTKQSYLGAPESKYIKQ, encoded by the coding sequence ATGAAATTCAAATCTATATTAAATAGCAAAGTATTTTCAATACTACTGTTGTTTTTATGTGTCTTTTCGACTTCAATAGCGCAAGAAAATCAAAACTATGTTTCCACAACCAAAAGTAAAAATGCTTTTGTGTTAAAAAATTCAAATCAGACATCAACCTTACTTGTTAGTCCTAATGATCATAAAGGTGTTATAAGGGCTTTTCACGATTTACAAAATGATATTTTAAAAGTAACCGATCATAAACCAGAACTAAAAGAAACTATCACTACTTCTAATGAAAAAAACGTGATAATAGCAGGTACTTTAGGAAAAAGTGAGTTAATAGATCAGTTAGTCGATCAAAAGATTATTAATCCTAAAGAATTAGAAGGAAAGTGGGAAAAATTCATCATTAAAACTGTAAAAAATCCTTTACCAGGAATTAAAAGTGCCTTGGTTATTGTTGGAAGCGATAAAAGAGGAACTATTTACGGAATCTATGATTTGTCTGAGCAATTAGGTGTTTCACCTTGGTATTGGTGGGCAGATGTTCCTGTAAAAAAGAAGAATGAGGTTTATATTAAATCAGGAACTTATACTGATGGAGAACCTGCTGTAAAATATCGTGGAATTTTTATTAATGATGAAGCACCAGCATTTAGAAATTGGGCTTTCGAAAAATTTGGAGGGCAAAACCACAAATTATATGAGACCATTTTTGAATTATTACTAAGAAATAAAGCCAATTATTTATGGCCAGCAATGTGGCTTCCAACTATCTTCAATGAAGATGATCCTTTAAATCCAAAAACTGCAGATGAATATGGAATTGTAATGTCAACTAGTCATCACGAACCTTTAATGCGTTCTCATAATGAATGGTATAAATTTGGAGGTGGAGAATGGAATTACGAAACCAATAAAGAAAAACTACAAGAATTTTGGAGAGGTGGTATTGAACGTATGGGAGACTACGAAAGTGTGGTAACTGTTGGTATGCGAGGTGATGGTGATGATGCTATGTCTGAAGAAACAGCTGTAGAATTATTAGAAGAAATCATAAAAGATCAACGTGAAATTATTGCTGATGTAACAGGTAAACCTGCCAACCAAACACCTCAAGTTTGGGCAGTTTATAAAGAAGTTCAAGATTATTTTGATAAAGGCATGCGTGTAGATGAAGACATAATTATGCTTCTTTGTGATGATAATTGGGGTAATTTAAGAATACTTCCTAAAAAAGAAGATTTAAATCATAAAGCAGGTTATGGAATTTATTACCATTTTGATTATGTTGGTAGCCCTGTGTCTTATCGCTGGTTAAATACGACACAAATTGAGCGTGTTTGGGAACAGATGAACCTTGCTTATATGCATGGGGTAAAAGATTTATGGTTGGTAAATGTGGGTGATATAAAACCAATGGAATTACCAATTAGCTTTTTTATGGATTATGCTTGGAATCCTGATGCAATTCAAGCTAAAGATTTACCAAATTATTATAAAAAATGGACTCACCAACAATTTGGAAATCAATTCAACTCAGAAATTGCTGAACTGCTTTCATTGTATACAAAATACAATGCACGTCGTACACCTGAAATGTTAGAACCAGAAACATATAGCGTAAAAAATTATAGAGAAGGCGAAAGAATTGTGAAAGAATATAATAACCTGGTAAAGAAAAGTGAAAATATTTATAAGCAACTTCCAGAGAATTATAAATCTTCATACTACCAATTAGTGCATTCGCCAATTTTATTAAGTGCAAACATAAATGAAATGTATGTTGCAGCTGGATTAAATAAATACTATGCCAGAAGAGGTGCTGCAGCTGCAAATTTCTATGCAGACAGAGTAAAAGAATTATTTTATAAAGATGCAGAATTAACTAAATATTATCACGAAAAACTCGAAAACGGAAAATGGAACCATATGATGTCTCAAACACATATGGGTTACCAAAGTTGGGCACATCCACCATTAAACAGTATGCCAGCTGTAACATATGTTCAAATACCAAAAACTGCTGAATTGGGTTATTTTTTAGAATATGGAAAGAAACCTTTTTGGGGTTGGTTAGATGTTGAAGCAGATTTTGTTTTCAGTGAAACTTTTCTGGAATTTGATCCATTAAACAATCAAGATTATTACATCGATATTATAAATAGAGGTCAAGAGAACTTAAGCTACAATTTAAAAGTAAAAGAGGATTGGATTAAACTATCAAAAAATAAAGGGACAACTGAGTTTCACGAAAAGGTTTATGTAACAATTGACTGGGAAAAAGCTCCTAAAGAAAAAGTAATAGGTGAAATTATAATATCAGGAGGAGGAAAAGAATATGTAATTAAAGTACCTATAAATGGTACAATTACTAAAGGCGAAGGTTTTATAGAAAACAATGGAGTCATTGCTTTTGAAGCCGTAAACTTTACTAAAAAACACAATTCAAAAGACATTAAATGGACAGAAATACAAAATCTTGGTCGTACAAATTCATCTTTAATTATTGAACCTGTTACAGCCGAAAGACAAATACTTAGTAAGAATACACCAAGAGTTGAATATGACTTCACTGTGTTTAAAGCAGGTGATCTTAAAGTTAAAACTTTAGTTTCACCAACACAAGATTTCAAAAAGAAAGACGGTTTAAAATTTGCCATTGCAATCGATAATGAAAAACCTCAAATAATAAACATTAATGAAGGTGAGGAAATGCCAGATTGGAAATATGCAGAATGGTGGACAAAATCTGTTGGTGATCATATTAAAACTAAAATATCTAATCACAAAGTAAATAAACCAGGAAAACATACTTTAAAAATATGGATGGTTGATACAGGTATCGTATTTCAAAAATTTGTTATTGATGCAGGTGATACAAAACAATCTTATTTAGGTGCACCAGAAAGTAAATATATTAAACAATGA